Proteins encoded within one genomic window of Columba livia isolate bColLiv1 breed racing homer chromosome 1, bColLiv1.pat.W.v2, whole genome shotgun sequence:
- the TSPO gene encoding translocator protein, whose product MEVVSAWAPAVGFTLLPHAGGILGSKITKKEIPGWYQSLQKPSWCPPNWVFAPVWGTLYTSMGYGSYLVWKELGGFNEKSVVPLGLYAGQLALNWAWTPVFFGAHKMGWGLVTLLLTTGTATATAASWYNINKMAAYMMVPYLAWLTMASALNYRIWKDNRNKKQSE is encoded by the exons ATGGAAGTGGTATCAGCCTGGGCCCCAGCAGTGGGTTTCACACTCCTGCCCCATGCAGGAGGAATTTTAGGAAGCAAGATAACCAAAAAGGAAATCCCAGGGTGGTACCAATCTCTACAGAAGCCATCCTGGTGTCCACCTAACTGGGTGTTTGCTCCCGTTTGGGGAACTCTCTATACATCTATGGG ATATGGCTCCTACCTGGTGTGGAAAGAACTGGGGGGCTTCAACGAAAAATCAGTAGTTCCTCTGGGTCTGTATGCAGGGCAGCTGGCATTAAACTGGGCCTGGACTCCAGTATTTTTTGGAGCTCACAAAATGGGATGG gGGTTGGTGACTCTCCTGCTTACAACTGGTACAGCAACAGCTACAGCTGCTTCCTGGTATAACATCAACAAAATGGCAGCTTATATGATGGTTCCTTATTTAGCTTGGCTAACCATGGCTTCTGCACTCAATTACCGTATCTGGAAGGACAATCGCAACAAGAAACAATCTGAATAA
- the MCAT gene encoding malonyl-CoA-acyl carrier protein transacylase, mitochondrial — protein sequence MGSWAAATWRLGGSSVRGGLRAVPRRRGSSRPGGGDRAAILSDLLQSSVEAEEPGAEAARREPRSPREGTVLLFPGQGSQFVGMGRGLLQFPGVRDMYRLAEKVLGYDLLSLCLEGPQGELDRTRHCQPAVFVASLAAVEKLNHQQPKVVESCVAAAGYSVGEFAALVFAGALDFAEALYAVKVRAEAMQKASEAVPSGMLSVIGRREANYKFACLEARKHCESLGIENPVCEIANYLFPDSRVIAGHLQALKFLQDNARKYYFTRAKMLPVSGAFHTRLMEPAVEPLAEVLKSIEIQKPLVCVYSNVDGKKYMHSKHIQKLLVKQVVSPVMWEQTMHSVYERKQGTEFPYTYEVGPGKQLGTILKKCNLKAWKQYKHVDVLEDEEATET from the exons ATGGGCAGCTGGGCCGCGGCGACATGGCGGCTTGGTGGCTCCAGCGTGCGCGGCGGCCTCCGCGCCGTACCGCGGCGGCGGGGCAGTTCCCGGCCCGGCGGTGGGGACCGGGCGGCGATCCTGAGCGACCTGCTGCAGAGCTCGGTGGAGGCCGAGGAGCCGGGCGCGGAGGCGGCGAGGCGGGAGCCGCGGTCCCCCCGGGAGGGCACGGTGCTGCTCTTCCCCGGGCAGGGCAGCCAGTTCGTGGGGATGGGCCGCGGGCTGCTGCAGTTCCCCGGCGTGCGGGACATGTACCGCCTGGCCGAGAAGGTGCTGGGCTACGACCTGCTCTCCCTCTGCCTGGAGGGGCCGCAGGGCGAGCTGGACCGCACCCGGCACTGCCAGCCCGCCGTGTTCGTCGCCTCCCTGGCCGCCGTGGAGAAGCTCAACCACCAGCAGCCTAAA GTGGTGGAGAGCTGCGTGGCGGCGGCGGGATACAGCGTGGGGGAGTTCGCGGCGCTGGTCTTCGCTGGAGCCCTGGACTTCGCCGAAG CGCTGTATGCGGTGAAAGTGCGCGCCGAAGCCATGCAAAAGGCGtcggaagctgtccccagcggAATGCTATCGGTTATCGGTCGGCGGGAGGCAAATTATAAATTTGCCTGCTTGGAAGCCCGTAAACACTGTGAATCACTGGGTATAGAAAACCCCGTATGCGAAATCGCAAATTATTTGTTTCCCGACAGCAGAGTCATTGCAGGACACTTGCAG GCTTTGAAGTTTTTGCAGGACAATGCCcgaaaatattattttacacgtgcaaaaaTGCTTCCGGTCAGTGGGGCTTTTCATACCAGACTTATGGAACCAGCAGTAGAGCCACTGGCTGAAGTCCTAAAATCGATTGAGATTCAGAAACCACTGGTCTGTGTCTATTCCAATGTTGATGGCAAAAAGTACATGCACTCAAAGCATATTCAGAAGCTGTTAGTGAAGCAGGTGGTGTCACCTGTTATGTGGGAACAGACCATGCATTCTGTATACGAACGAAAGCAAGGAACAGAATTTCCTTACACGTACGAAGTGGGGCCCGGGAAGCAACTAGGAACCATTCTCAAAAAGTGTAATTTAAAGGCCTGGAAACAATATAAGCATGTAGATGTTCTGGAAGATGAGGAAGCAACAGAGACCTAA